ATTTGATCGAGGACGCGTTCAGTGGCAGTTGGTTCTCCGCATTCTTCAGAAGCACTGCGCCAGCCTCCTCAACCCGCTGCGCGACCTTGAAGCCATGCATTACGTCGACCACCTTCGGATGCGCAGGATAGTCGATGACCCCGGTGGCGAATTCAGTGCGAAGGACGCGGTGCACCATGGAGTTCAGCTGGTGCTGGGAAACCTCTCCGCCCTGGACCGCATTCTTTAGTGGTTCGCCGAAATAGTCGTTGCCCGGCATTTCAATGTCAAGCCCGGCTCTGGCCGCGTTCACCGTGCTGTGCGTTCCGCCCCAATCGGAAACGACGAAGCCTTTAAATCTCCAGGCCTCGTCGAGGACATGGTGGAGGAGGTAATCGTTCTCGCAGGCATACGTGCCGTTGATCAAGTTGTAGGAGCACATGACCGCGCCGACGCCTGAATTACGGATGCCGATCTGAAACGCGAGCAAGTCCGACTCCTGCATCGAGCGCTTGTCGATAATGGAGTTGGCAAAGTGACGGCCATTCTCCTGGTCGTTGACTGCATAGTGCTTGATGTTGCCGATCACATGCTGATTCTGTAGACCCTTAATTTCCTCACCCACCAGGGTGCCGGCGAGAATCGGATCCTCGCCCTTGTATTCGAAGGTGCGGCCATTACGCGGTTCGCGGGAAATATTGACTCCGCCGCCCAACGACATGTTGAAGCCCTGGTCGCGAAGCTCGGTGCCGATGAGATCACCGTATTCGTATGCGATCTCCGGATCCCAGCTCGAGGCTTCAGCCACGCCGGAAGGCAGCGCCGTGGAATAGCGGCTACGCGCGGCCCCACGCGCAACACCAACAGCGGCATCGGACATCTGCAGGTCCGGAATCCCCAAGCGCTCAATACCGGGAATGAAACCCGCGCCTCCCAGAGAACGCACACCCGGAACTGATGTGGTTCCGTCAAGCAGAGTGCGCCATCCCATGCCGTGAAGCAACTGTATTTTTTCGTCGAGCGTCATCTGCTGGATGACCAGATCGGCCCGCTCATCCGGCGAGAGGTCTTTGTTTTCCCATGAGTGTTTGGGCACGATATTTACTGGCTGTCCGAATTGCGTGTACATTGGAGCCGAGGCGGCCAGAAATAATAATGCCAGTAGGAAAATTGCTGCTTTCAGCAAGGACCTGCGCATAATCATCAATCGTGCTCCATAAATCTTGTCAGATCGATCAGCTCCTACCGTTTCGGTTCTTATTCTGGTAAATCATCGACCATCGCAACAGCCACCAGATCACGTGCTCCGAGCTTGCGCTTGTTGGCAATGACGTTCGGCCTCGCCCGTTCTCCAGTAAAGGGCCTTTCGACCCCGATGCGTTTCCAGAGTGCCCCGCTCCTTACCTCAACTACCGACCACTCAACCCGCAACCACTGACAACCCCGACCGGCTGATGTTTCTGGGTGCCCGTGGGTGTCAGGCCAAGGCGGACCGGGTAGGAGTGTCGGTGTGATGAATAAGCAAGAGTTGGCTCGGGAGCTTGGCCACCCAGAAGCCCAGAAGCTGCTCTCCGGCTCCCTGGCCCGACTCGCCTACAACGGACACGATGGCCTCCCGCGGGTCATCCCGGTCGGGTTCTACTGGACCGGCGAACGCATCGTTGTCTCCACGGCACCAACCTCCCCGAAAGTCGGCTCCCTTTCGCGGCGTCCGCAAGTTGCATTGACGATCGACACCGGCTCCACCCCACACGAGGCGAAGGCCCTGCTGGTGCGTGGCCTCGCCACACCGCAAACCGTCGACGGCGTCACCGACGAATACCTCGCGGCAGCGAGGAGGTCAATCGACGAAGCCCAACTTGCCGAGTTCGAACACAACGTGCGGTTGACGTATCAGCAGATGGTGCGCATCTCGATCGAGCCGCGCTGGGCGCGGCTTTATGACTTTGGCGCCGGCCGGTTACCGGCTTTTCTCGCGGACCTGGTCAAGGATCGTTAACCAGACTCGGGTCCGGGCATTGCATCGCACAACCGAATTGGCACCCGGTGGCAATGCAATCACAGCCCGAGCGTGCCGTGGTGTCGCTGGCCTCAGGTAGACGCTGCCGCGGGCTCCCGGCGAAGCCGGGGCCGACCGACGCCGCTACGGCACGGCGCTCGATTGCGGCATCGGCGGTGACGTTGAACCGCAGGTCGCGGCGGTCCCGGATGCGGGCAGTGTAATCGGTTTCCGACGGATGGAGTCCGCGGTTCTGCGCCCACGACCGCAACGCCGCCGTCGCCGCCGCGACCTTGGCCGGGTTGACCTGCATGAGTTGCTCCGGGGCTGGCACACGACCCTGCCGCCAGATGTCGAGCTGCGATGGCACAAGCCAGTTCAGGCCGACCAACACATCGATCGCGCTGACGAATCGCCGTTCCGCGAGCACCACCTCGGCTCGCGTGACGCGCTGTTCCAGGTCCGGCCGTGTCATAGCCTGGCCAGGCCTAACCCGCGGGGCGTGCTCGGCGAAACAGTGGCCACCCGCAGACCGCGCCATTGGCTTCCCGAAAGCATCAGTGGCACAGGGCTTCTCACGCCAACTCGCGGAACATCATGGCGGCCGGCAACCAGGAATGCATGCAGTCGGCTACCCGGTCGCCGAGGACGCTGGGTGACTGAGGCGCCACGTGTCCGCTGTCCTGGCGCGATAAGCTTCAAACCCTTCGCGCGGCGGCAGGTGTGAAGCCTGCGCATGCACGGCCTCTGGCAGATATGCCCGCTATCACATGTGATAGCGGGCATATGCAGGCAACTCCCGGGCCGCACGGACTGGTCGCGGTCAAGACTGGCATCACTGTGGGTGCATGGGCCGCATGGATCCGATGAAGTATTTTTCCTGCCCGGTGGGGTATCCGCCACCGTCGGTGGCGATATGAACGTGGTCGTAGTGGTTGA
The nucleotide sequence above comes from Mycobacterium pseudokansasii. Encoded proteins:
- a CDS encoding beta-glucosidase produces the protein MLKAAIFLLALLFLAASAPMYTQFGQPVNIVPKHSWENKDLSPDERADLVIQQMTLDEKIQLLHGMGWRTLLDGTTSVPGVRSLGGAGFIPGIERLGIPDLQMSDAAVGVARGAARSRYSTALPSGVAEASSWDPEIAYEYGDLIGTELRDQGFNMSLGGGVNISREPRNGRTFEYKGEDPILAGTLVGEEIKGLQNQHVIGNIKHYAVNDQENGRHFANSIIDKRSMQESDLLAFQIGIRNSGVGAVMCSYNLINGTYACENDYLLHHVLDEAWRFKGFVVSDWGGTHSTVNAARAGLDIEMPGNDYFGEPLKNAVQGGEVSQHQLNSMVHRVLRTEFATGVIDYPAHPKVVDVMHGFKVAQRVEEAGAVLLKNAENQLPLNASSIKSIAVIGGHADVGVISGGGSAQVDPAGGNPVITPGVDSGDIMALLPEWVYHRSPPLDAVIERAPQARVKYNPGNDPASAAALAKSSEVAIVFAVQHESEGADLPNLALPNNQDALIQAVAAANPHTIVVLETGGAVTMPWLDQVSAVLESWYPGIRGGQAIAAILFGDVNPSGKLPITFPKSEADMPHPDPTTRPAEPLTAAPGLPDPKVDTKVFDVNYDEGLKVGYKWYDTENRTPLFPFGFGLSYTAFSYSDLNVTPGDALEVTVRVTNTGKRAGQEIAEIYAGLPEGAQEPPRRLVGWQRVALEPGESKTVTVHVEPLFLSIYNVDRNAFQLVPGEYAIWAGNSSRDLPLEVAVTLQGR
- a CDS encoding pyridoxamine 5'-phosphate oxidase family protein yields the protein MNKQELARELGHPEAQKLLSGSLARLAYNGHDGLPRVIPVGFYWTGERIVVSTAPTSPKVGSLSRRPQVALTIDTGSTPHEAKALLVRGLATPQTVDGVTDEYLAAARRSIDEAQLAEFEHNVRLTYQQMVRISIEPRWARLYDFGAGRLPAFLADLVKDR